The proteins below are encoded in one region of Flavobacterium sp. IMCC34852:
- the ruvA gene encoding Holliday junction branch migration protein RuvA — MIAHIQGKLVEKTPTEVVIDCNGVGYHINISLHTFSLLPNTDFIKLFTYLQIKEDAHSLFGFVEKSERELFKLLLSVSGIGASIARTMLSSLEPKQIIHAIGSADVGTIQSIKGIGNKTAQRVILDLKEKVLKIYDLDEISGAQHNINREESLSALEVLGYVRKNAEKVVDKIIKENAEATVETIIKQALKNL; from the coding sequence ATGATTGCACATATTCAAGGAAAACTGGTAGAAAAAACACCAACAGAAGTTGTGATTGACTGCAATGGTGTAGGCTATCATATCAATATTTCTCTTCATACGTTTTCTTTGCTTCCTAATACCGACTTTATTAAGCTTTTCACTTATCTCCAAATAAAAGAAGATGCCCATTCGCTATTTGGTTTTGTCGAAAAATCCGAGAGAGAATTATTTAAGTTGCTGTTATCCGTGTCAGGAATAGGCGCGAGTATTGCCCGAACCATGTTATCTTCTTTAGAGCCTAAGCAAATTATCCACGCCATAGGAAGCGCAGATGTGGGAACCATTCAATCCATCAAAGGTATTGGGAATAAAACGGCTCAAAGGGTGATCTTGGATTTGAAAGAAAAAGTGTTAAAAATCTACGACTTAGACGAAATATCCGGAGCACAACACAATATTAACAGAGAAGAATCGTTATCTGCTTTGGAGGTTTTGGGTTATGTTAGGAAAAATGCCGAAAAAGTGGTGGATAAAATCATCAAAGAAAACGCTGAAGCCACCGTTGAAACAATAATTAAACAAGCATTAAAAAATTTATAA
- a CDS encoding NADP-dependent malic enzyme: MNKYSKRREALLYHAKPTPGKIQVVPTKKYATQRDLSLAYSPGVAEPCLEIAKDVNNVYKYTAKGNLVAVISNGTAVLGLGDIGPEASKPVMEGKALLFKIFAGIDVFDIEVGTKDIDAFIETVKNIAPTFGGINLEDIKAPESFEIERRLVEELNIPVMHDDQHGTAIISSAALLNALELAKKKTTDVKIVVSGAGSAALACANLYILLGVKPENIIMFDKDGVLSPERTDLSDLQKRYTHGQAGTTLAQALVGADVFLGLSAGNIMSPEMLLGMAKNPIVFAMANPIPEIDYDLAVKTRKDIIMATGRSDHPNQVNNVLGFPYIFRGALDVRATKINEEMKMAAVHALAELAKEPVPEQVNIAYGETRLNFGKEYIIPKPFDPRLITQVAPAVARAAMNSGVALNPITDWDKYEEELLERLGSDNKMVRLLTNRAKTDPKRVVFAEADHLDVLKAAQIAYEEGIAHPILLGNKELILELKEELGFDADVPIFDPKTKEEDKRRMKYADIYWKSRQRRGISLLDAQKWMRERNYFAAMMVNEGDADAMVSGYSRSYPSTVKPLMQLIGKAPGITLIATTNMMMTNRGPMFLSDTAINPNPTADELAKIALMTAKTVRMFGMEPVIAMVSFSNFGSSSHESATKVREAVAYLHKYYPDLIVDGEIQTDFALNPEMLKNKFPFSKLAGKKVNTLVFPNLEAANINYKLLKELYKVDSVGPIMLGMEKAVHIFQLGASVEEMVNMVAVSVVDAQEKEKRKKMTAK, translated from the coding sequence ATGAACAAATACAGCAAGCGACGAGAAGCACTTTTGTACCATGCCAAACCTACGCCCGGTAAAATTCAAGTAGTGCCTACCAAAAAATACGCAACACAAAGAGATTTGTCCTTGGCTTATTCTCCCGGTGTGGCCGAACCTTGTTTGGAAATTGCAAAAGACGTTAACAATGTATATAAATATACTGCTAAAGGAAATTTAGTAGCCGTAATCAGTAACGGTACCGCTGTTTTAGGTTTAGGTGATATTGGTCCGGAGGCTTCAAAACCGGTCATGGAAGGCAAAGCGTTGCTCTTTAAAATCTTCGCAGGTATAGATGTTTTTGATATTGAAGTCGGGACCAAAGATATAGACGCTTTTATCGAAACCGTAAAAAATATTGCCCCAACTTTCGGAGGGATTAACTTGGAAGACATCAAAGCACCCGAATCTTTTGAAATTGAAAGACGCTTGGTCGAAGAATTAAATATTCCGGTAATGCACGATGACCAACACGGAACGGCCATCATCTCCTCGGCAGCTTTGTTAAATGCGTTAGAGTTGGCCAAAAAGAAAACCACCGATGTCAAAATTGTGGTTTCCGGTGCCGGTTCTGCGGCTTTGGCTTGTGCTAATTTGTATATTTTATTGGGCGTTAAACCCGAAAATATCATCATGTTCGACAAAGACGGTGTGCTTTCACCGGAAAGAACCGATTTGTCAGATTTACAAAAAAGATACACTCATGGTCAAGCCGGAACCACTTTAGCACAAGCTTTGGTTGGGGCCGATGTTTTTTTAGGCTTATCCGCCGGAAATATCATGTCGCCGGAAATGCTTTTAGGGATGGCCAAAAACCCAATTGTTTTTGCCATGGCCAATCCGATTCCGGAAATTGACTATGACCTAGCGGTCAAAACCCGTAAAGACATCATTATGGCTACCGGACGTTCGGATCATCCTAATCAGGTGAATAACGTTTTGGGCTTTCCTTATATCTTCCGCGGTGCTTTAGATGTTCGTGCGACCAAAATTAATGAAGAAATGAAAATGGCAGCGGTACACGCATTGGCCGAATTGGCCAAAGAACCTGTGCCCGAGCAGGTGAATATCGCCTATGGCGAAACCCGTTTGAACTTTGGGAAAGAGTATATTATTCCAAAACCATTCGACCCAAGATTAATTACACAAGTTGCGCCGGCAGTGGCGAGAGCCGCCATGAATTCGGGTGTGGCTTTAAATCCGATTACCGATTGGGATAAATATGAAGAAGAGTTATTAGAGCGTTTAGGGTCCGATAATAAAATGGTTCGTTTATTAACCAATAGAGCTAAAACCGATCCAAAACGAGTAGTTTTTGCCGAAGCCGATCATTTAGATGTATTAAAAGCGGCCCAAATTGCTTACGAAGAAGGCATAGCTCATCCTATTTTGTTAGGAAACAAAGAATTGATTTTAGAGTTAAAAGAAGAATTGGGTTTTGATGCTGATGTGCCTATTTTTGATCCAAAAACCAAGGAAGAAGACAAGCGCCGAATGAAGTATGCCGATATTTATTGGAAGTCGAGACAACGCCGAGGCATTTCTTTGTTGGATGCTCAAAAATGGATGAGAGAGCGCAATTATTTTGCGGCAATGATGGTTAATGAAGGCGATGCTGATGCCATGGTTTCAGGTTATTCAAGAAGTTATCCTTCTACGGTGAAACCTTTGATGCAATTGATTGGTAAAGCACCCGGAATTACTTTGATTGCGACCACCAATATGATGATGACCAATCGCGGACCGATGTTTTTATCGGATACAGCGATAAACCCAAATCCAACCGCGGATGAATTGGCCAAAATTGCTTTGATGACCGCCAAAACAGTTCGCATGTTTGGGATGGAACCGGTTATTGCCATGGTTTCGTTTTCTAATTTTGGTTCTTCTTCACACGAAAGTGCTACCAAAGTAAGAGAAGCCGTTGCCTATCTGCATAAATACTATCCGGATTTAATTGTTGACGGTGAAATCCAAACCGATTTTGCTTTAAATCCCGAAATGCTCAAAAACAAATTCCCTTTCTCTAAATTGGCCGGTAAAAAAGTGAACACTTTGGTTTTCCCTAATTTGGAAGCGGCTAATATCAATTACAAATTGTTGAAAGAACTCTACAAAGTAGATTCTGTAGGGCCGATTATGTTGGGAATGGAGAAAGCAGTTCATATTTTTCAATTGGGCGCCAGCGTAGAAGAAATGGTAAATATGGTAGCGGTTTCGGTGGTTGACGCTCAGGAAAAAGAGAAGAGAAAAAAAATGACAGCCAAATAG
- a CDS encoding carbohydrate kinase family protein, which yields MKTIDIISIGEVLIDFIGHEVNTSINRTKDYHRFLGGSPTNVAVNASRLGLNAVLVASCGQDGLGDYVIRKLKANHVNTNHIGKSETVPTSVIFVSKSTETPDFIPYRQADCEIFESQLPDNIIAEAKIFHTTCFALSKNPARQTILNRAQKAKALGLQLSIDINFSERIWPDREEAKSVLREYLANDPLVKLSEDDCYRLFAAVKSEEFIFDYFHSLGASTICLTKGKNGVVVSDIKQGLFFQKAIPIEEVKDTTGAGDAFWTGFLYAQLHHKNIEETITVAQKLAAIKLQNVGRLPDNINIKELIQE from the coding sequence TTGAAAACCATAGATATCATAAGTATAGGCGAAGTGTTGATAGATTTTATCGGTCATGAAGTCAATACATCCATTAACAGAACCAAAGATTACCACCGCTTTTTAGGTGGTTCACCCACCAATGTCGCGGTAAATGCCTCACGTTTGGGATTAAATGCCGTTCTCGTGGCTTCTTGCGGTCAAGATGGTTTGGGCGATTATGTCATCCGAAAATTGAAAGCCAATCATGTGAATACGAATCATATCGGAAAATCGGAAACGGTTCCGACATCCGTAATTTTTGTCTCAAAATCAACTGAGACGCCCGATTTTATTCCGTACCGTCAAGCTGATTGTGAAATTTTCGAGAGTCAATTACCCGATAACATCATAGCCGAAGCCAAAATATTTCACACCACTTGTTTCGCTTTAAGTAAAAACCCGGCAAGACAAACCATTTTAAATCGGGCCCAAAAAGCCAAAGCCTTAGGATTACAACTTAGCATCGATATCAATTTCTCAGAGCGCATTTGGCCCGACCGAGAAGAAGCTAAAAGTGTGCTCAGGGAATATTTGGCCAACGATCCGCTAGTAAAATTGAGCGAAGACGATTGTTACCGCCTTTTCGCCGCCGTAAAATCGGAAGAGTTTATTTTTGATTATTTCCACAGTTTAGGTGCTTCGACCATTTGTTTGACCAAAGGGAAAAACGGGGTAGTAGTTTCAGATATAAAGCAAGGCTTGTTTTTTCAAAAAGCCATTCCTATCGAAGAAGTCAAGGACACTACCGGCGCAGGGGATGCATTCTGGACCGGATTTTTATATGCCCAATTGCATCATAAAAATATTGAAGAAACCATAACAGTAGCTCAAAAATTAGCGGCGATTAAACTCCAAAATGTAGGTCGATTGCCCGATAATATCAATATCAAGGAATTGATTCAAGAATAA
- a CDS encoding glycoside hydrolase 100 family protein, with protein MNNIAYHKAVDLLYDVASPHGFLASAENTTNYKRVWARDGVICGLAALASGDEKLIATFKSTLDTLAKHQHPIGTIPSNVLMTDGKSEVSYGGLAGRVDAVTWFIIGVCQYAYYKCDAAFVSQYHSEIEKGFGLLDAWEFNNKHLVYVPLSGNWADEYITDGYVLYDQLLRVWALKCYNYFAKSEAINQKIERIIAQIEINFMPDTKGEKYHERAYHEINFQDYMPCSFSPSGYKTQFDAFANSLVVLLNIGSVEFQNKILNYADSLASQTKLGLLPAFWPPIFDTDEHWHLLKNNCKYEFRNYPYEFHNAGSWPMVNGFYGLASVSKGEKNKTAVILEKINEANAYKDFSFYENFNTQTTAPNGVSFCAWSAAATVLVHQSLHHNFKFLV; from the coding sequence GTGAATAATATCGCCTACCATAAAGCTGTTGATTTGTTATACGATGTTGCCTCGCCTCATGGTTTTTTGGCCAGTGCCGAAAATACGACCAATTACAAAAGGGTTTGGGCGCGAGACGGCGTGATTTGTGGTTTGGCGGCTTTGGCTTCGGGTGATGAAAAATTGATTGCAACTTTTAAAAGCACTCTAGATACTTTGGCTAAACACCAACATCCCATTGGTACAATTCCTTCCAATGTTTTAATGACTGATGGGAAAAGCGAAGTGAGTTATGGAGGTTTGGCCGGAAGAGTGGATGCGGTAACTTGGTTCATTATTGGGGTTTGTCAATATGCTTATTACAAATGCGATGCTGCTTTCGTATCCCAATACCATTCCGAAATCGAAAAGGGTTTCGGACTTTTAGACGCTTGGGAATTCAATAACAAACACTTAGTTTATGTGCCGCTTTCGGGAAATTGGGCCGATGAATACATCACCGATGGTTATGTTTTATACGATCAATTGTTACGTGTTTGGGCTTTAAAATGCTATAATTATTTTGCCAAAAGCGAAGCTATCAACCAAAAGATTGAAAGGATAATTGCTCAAATAGAAATCAATTTCATGCCCGATACCAAAGGAGAGAAATACCACGAACGAGCGTACCATGAAATCAATTTTCAAGATTATATGCCATGCTCGTTCTCTCCGTCGGGTTATAAAACACAGTTTGATGCTTTTGCCAATTCCTTGGTAGTTTTGTTAAACATAGGTTCAGTAGAATTTCAAAATAAGATTTTAAATTATGCCGATAGTTTAGCTTCACAAACCAAGTTGGGTTTATTGCCGGCTTTTTGGCCACCCATTTTTGATACAGATGAACATTGGCATTTGCTTAAAAACAATTGCAAATACGAGTTTCGAAATTATCCTTACGAATTTCACAACGCGGGCAGTTGGCCCATGGTAAATGGCTTTTATGGTTTAGCTTCGGTAAGTAAAGGAGAAAAGAACAAAACAGCAGTCATTTTAGAAAAAATAAACGAAGCCAATGCCTATAAAGATTTTTCGTTTTATGAAAACTTCAATACCCAAACTACAGCACCTAATGGAGTTTCGTTTTGTGCTTGGAGTGCTGCAGCAACGGTTTTAGTACACCAATCATTACATCATAATTTTAAATTTTTAGTTTAA
- a CDS encoding MFS transporter, with translation MSKKINLSFWQIWNMNFGFFGIQFSFGLQQSNMSAIYKYLGADEGSLPMLWLAGPITGLIVQPIVGAISDGTWSPKFGRRKPFFLIGALLSSIALLLMPYSNTLFMAASLLWILDAANNVAMEPYRAFVADKLNDKQMSLGFLMQSFFTGFGITLANFTPAILVSLGFLAITDKMENGIPTYTYWAFFIGAFASISSVLLSVMTTKEYPPTEEELALIQEKKKENIFKTVLNDITEAFRTMPLTMKQLIPVKFFTWYAMFCYWQYITSSLSLSLFGTTDQASAEFSKAQLLTGSLNGTYNIICFMVAFLLVPLALKIGAKGVHFMALTLGGIGLLSIPLLNNTDVLFVMHNPFGDNIPVTTIFLYSFGLGISWASTMAMPYQLLAGSIPKEKTGVYMGIFNMFIVIPMAIQILTMQYFVYDWLGNNPMNVIKLAGLFLIIAGVLTLFITVKNKNQIVQSE, from the coding sequence ATGAGCAAAAAAATAAACCTAAGCTTTTGGCAAATTTGGAACATGAATTTTGGTTTCTTCGGAATCCAATTCAGTTTTGGTTTGCAACAAAGTAACATGAGCGCCATTTATAAATATTTGGGTGCCGATGAAGGAAGTTTACCCATGCTATGGCTTGCCGGCCCAATTACAGGATTGATTGTTCAGCCTATAGTCGGAGCGATAAGTGACGGAACATGGTCTCCCAAATTCGGACGCAGAAAACCCTTTTTCTTAATTGGTGCTTTGCTTTCTAGTATTGCTTTATTATTGATGCCTTATTCGAATACGCTTTTTATGGCGGCCAGCTTACTTTGGATTTTAGATGCTGCCAATAATGTAGCGATGGAACCTTACCGTGCGTTTGTTGCGGATAAATTAAATGACAAACAAATGTCACTAGGTTTCTTAATGCAAAGTTTCTTCACCGGTTTCGGAATCACTTTGGCCAATTTTACGCCTGCCATTTTAGTTTCACTAGGCTTTTTAGCCATCACTGATAAAATGGAAAACGGTATTCCAACCTATACTTATTGGGCCTTTTTTATCGGTGCTTTTGCATCCATTTCCTCCGTGTTATTATCGGTCATGACCACCAAAGAATACCCGCCAACGGAAGAAGAATTGGCGTTAATCCAAGAAAAGAAAAAAGAAAATATTTTTAAAACGGTATTGAATGACATAACAGAAGCCTTCAGAACCATGCCGCTGACGATGAAGCAACTCATACCGGTAAAGTTTTTTACTTGGTATGCCATGTTTTGTTATTGGCAATATATCACGTCTTCGTTGTCACTTTCCTTATTTGGTACAACCGATCAAGCTTCAGCGGAGTTTTCCAAAGCGCAATTATTAACCGGTAGTCTCAACGGAACGTACAATATTATCTGCTTTATGGTCGCCTTTTTATTGGTGCCATTAGCTTTAAAAATTGGGGCCAAAGGGGTTCATTTTATGGCTTTAACTTTGGGTGGAATCGGATTGTTGTCTATTCCGTTGCTCAATAATACCGATGTTTTGTTTGTGATGCACAATCCTTTCGGCGATAACATTCCGGTAACCACTATTTTTCTGTATTCCTTCGGATTAGGGATTTCTTGGGCGTCAACCATGGCCATGCCTTACCAATTGTTAGCCGGTTCGATTCCCAAAGAGAAAACCGGAGTTTACATGGGTATTTTTAATATGTTTATTGTAATTCCAATGGCTATTCAAATCTTAACCATGCAATATTTTGTATATGATTGGTTAGGTAATAATCCAATGAATGTTATAAAATTAGCAGGGTTATTTTTAATCATAGCCGGTGTTTTGACACTCTTCATTACAGTCAAAAATAAAAACCAAATTGTACAAAGTGAATAA
- a CDS encoding glutaredoxin family protein has translation MKKSVALLFFLMFFVSNGISAQESKTIITKSEKTVMIVYGSDECHHCTDTKKYLKENHIEFVFYDIDKNQEALKEMLVKLKKANISTNNLSIPVIDKQGVIFTNNIPFEEFLKKLN, from the coding sequence ATGAAAAAGTCAGTCGCTCTTTTGTTCTTTTTGATGTTTTTTGTGAGCAATGGGATATCGGCACAGGAAAGTAAAACCATCATTACAAAATCTGAAAAAACAGTAATGATTGTTTACGGCAGTGACGAATGCCATCATTGTACCGATACCAAAAAATACCTCAAAGAAAACCACATCGAATTCGTTTTCTATGACATCGATAAAAATCAGGAAGCGTTAAAAGAAATGTTGGTCAAACTCAAAAAAGCCAACATCAGTACCAATAACTTGTCAATTCCTGTTATTGATAAACAAGGGGTGATTTTTACCAACAATATTCCGTTTGAAGAATTCCTCAAGAAATTAAATTAG
- a CDS encoding TonB-dependent receptor domain-containing protein has protein sequence MMKKSTLFLKKMLFLVALLLFNLSFSQSSSLSGKVTDAKGEAVVGANVVLSSGSKSASTNAEGMYSFSGLTDGSVTVTVSYIGFATEKKTVDVKGNTTMDFQLQDDSKVLEEVVVTGVVNPRAKIKSSVSITTLDVKQVEQSAPRSTAEIFRTIPGIRSESSGGEGNANISVRGVPISSGGSKYLQIQEDGLPVLLYGDIAFATADIFTRFDRNIAKIEAIRGGSASTLSSNSPGGIINFISKTGKTEGGSMVTSFGLDYSDFRTDIEYGARIGDGLYFHAGGFYRTGEGVRSPGFTANNGGQFKMNITKEFDNGSVTVYAKFLNDRAAAYMPMPIKVTGSNASPNWSSISGYDATSGTQQSPYLMHNVGLDGDGSLRRGNVADGMHPVSKTIGASVNFELAEGWKVTNNGRFSSNSGQFITPFPAEVASAATIANSFGAGSTLTYANDGTAFNTPNGLVSRIHMFDVELNNFNNFMNDLRITKKFDKVGVTAGYFKSIQNISMSWLWNSYLQEVSDNNPRLINVTDAGGNLLSTNGLYAYGVPAWGNCCTRNYDTQYNVSAPYANVSFEATDKLSLEGGIRFDMGQVNGSFAGSSQTTYDINNDNVISAPETSVSAINTANTTAVDYDYDYVSYSLGANYLIDARQSVFARYSKGASAKADRILFSGLDYLDGDKINSLDYLAQAELGYKRKFDKGYVYATFFSSTTTEEGGFEATSNSIIENDYRSMGLELESSYNVNNDLNLRGGFTYTKAEVTSGANDGNEPRRQPKMMYNFIPTYKFGKANNTFGLSFIGQTKAYAQDNNELVMNGFVIVNGFVEVGITKGLSLNIAGNNLFNTLAITEAEEGSITANTTNIVRARPLPGRSLSMALSYKF, from the coding sequence ATGATGAAAAAAAGTACTTTATTTTTGAAGAAGATGTTGTTTTTAGTGGCTTTGCTACTATTCAACCTTTCTTTTTCACAAAGCAGTAGCTTGTCAGGAAAAGTTACCGATGCCAAAGGAGAAGCCGTAGTAGGTGCCAACGTGGTATTGAGTAGCGGTTCCAAATCAGCGTCAACCAATGCCGAAGGAATGTATTCCTTTTCGGGATTGACCGATGGTTCGGTTACAGTAACGGTTTCTTACATTGGCTTTGCTACTGAAAAGAAAACCGTGGATGTAAAAGGAAACACCACTATGGATTTCCAACTACAAGATGATTCTAAAGTATTAGAAGAAGTAGTGGTGACCGGTGTGGTTAATCCAAGAGCCAAAATCAAATCAAGTGTTTCCATCACTACTCTAGATGTGAAACAAGTAGAACAATCGGCGCCAAGATCAACAGCCGAAATCTTCAGAACCATTCCGGGGATTCGCTCTGAGTCTTCCGGTGGAGAAGGGAATGCCAACATCTCAGTTCGCGGGGTGCCAATTTCTTCTGGGGGTTCTAAATATTTACAAATTCAAGAAGACGGCTTACCGGTATTATTATACGGTGATATCGCTTTTGCTACAGCAGATATCTTTACCAGATTTGATAGAAATATTGCCAAAATCGAAGCCATTCGTGGAGGCTCTGCTTCTACCTTGTCGTCTAATTCTCCGGGTGGTATCATCAACTTTATCAGCAAAACCGGTAAAACCGAAGGCGGAAGTATGGTAACCAGTTTTGGTTTAGATTACAGCGATTTCAGAACTGATATTGAGTATGGTGCTCGTATCGGAGACGGTTTATATTTCCACGCCGGTGGTTTTTACAGAACCGGTGAAGGGGTTAGAAGTCCGGGCTTCACAGCCAACAACGGGGGACAATTTAAAATGAACATTACTAAAGAATTCGACAACGGTTCAGTTACAGTATATGCTAAATTTTTAAACGACAGAGCAGCGGCTTACATGCCGATGCCAATTAAAGTAACCGGTAGCAATGCCAGCCCGAATTGGAGCAGCATCAGCGGATACGACGCTACTTCAGGAACACAACAGTCACCTTACTTAATGCACAATGTTGGGTTAGACGGCGACGGAAGTTTAAGAAGAGGCAATGTAGCCGATGGAATGCACCCGGTTTCTAAAACCATCGGGGCTTCAGTTAACTTCGAATTAGCCGAGGGTTGGAAAGTTACCAATAACGGTCGATTCTCTTCAAATAGCGGACAATTCATCACGCCATTCCCGGCCGAAGTAGCTTCTGCAGCCACTATTGCTAACTCTTTCGGTGCTGGGTCAACATTGACTTATGCCAATGACGGAACTGCTTTCAACACACCAAATGGTTTAGTGTCAAGAATTCACATGTTTGATGTGGAGTTAAACAATTTCAACAACTTCATGAACGATTTAAGAATTACTAAGAAATTTGATAAAGTTGGGGTAACTGCCGGTTATTTCAAATCGATTCAAAATATCTCAATGTCATGGTTGTGGAACTCTTACTTACAAGAAGTATCGGATAACAATCCGAGATTAATCAATGTAACTGATGCAGGAGGAAATTTACTTTCTACTAACGGATTATACGCTTACGGTGTTCCGGCATGGGGTAACTGTTGTACCAGAAACTATGATACACAATATAATGTTTCTGCACCCTACGCTAACGTGTCTTTTGAGGCTACCGATAAATTGTCGTTAGAAGGAGGAATCCGTTTTGACATGGGACAAGTGAATGGTTCATTTGCTGGTTCTTCACAAACGACTTATGACATCAATAATGACAACGTAATTTCTGCACCGGAAACCAGCGTGTCTGCTATCAATACCGCTAATACTACCGCTGTTGATTACGATTACGATTATGTGTCTTATTCATTAGGAGCTAATTATTTAATCGATGCACGTCAGTCAGTATTCGCTCGTTACAGTAAAGGAGCTTCCGCTAAAGCTGATAGAATTTTATTCTCAGGCTTAGATTATTTGGACGGAGACAAAATCAACTCTTTGGATTATTTAGCGCAAGCGGAATTAGGATACAAAAGAAAATTCGACAAAGGATATGTTTACGCAACATTCTTTAGCTCAACCACTACGGAAGAAGGCGGATTTGAAGCTACTTCTAACAGTATCATCGAAAACGATTACCGTTCGATGGGTCTTGAGTTAGAGTCTTCTTACAATGTAAACAATGATTTGAACTTACGTGGTGGATTTACCTATACTAAAGCTGAAGTTACTTCGGGAGCTAATGACGGTAACGAACCAAGAAGACAACCAAAAATGATGTACAACTTCATCCCAACTTATAAATTCGGAAAAGCCAACAATACTTTTGGATTAAGTTTCATCGGTCAAACCAAAGCGTATGCTCAAGACAACAACGAATTGGTGATGAACGGATTTGTAATCGTAAACGGATTTGTTGAAGTAGGCATCACCAAAGGTTTATCTTTAAACATTGCCGGAAACAATTTATTCAACACTTTGGCCATTACAGAAGCTGAAGAAGGAAGCATAACTGCCAATACCACTAATATCGTTAGAGCAAGACCTTTGCCGGGAAGATCACTTTCTATGGCCTTGTCTTACAAGTTCTAA
- a CDS encoding LacI family DNA-binding transcriptional regulator gives MRDITLKQIAETLGISITTVSKALKNYPDVSPKTRKAVLDLAQSLSYTPNSFAVNLRTKESRTIGLIIPEVVHHFFSNVINGIIDEAEKNGYLVIILQSNESLELEKKQVELLMNKRVDGIIMSLSNESNDDEHIKEILRKEVPFVMFDKISKLIPCSKVIINDQKAAFNAVDHLIQKGCRKIAHIRGPVNPQNAIDRFLGYKKALEKNNIPFDSKLVYTCKNVTFEEGLEFAKQIATDHPDVDGIFVITDLVAVGVLAHFNEVGIKVPEQVKVIGFSNWFMSQVITPKLSTVDQPSFEMGVQSFKLLLEEISTKKELLPFQPRTIELETDIIERESTSKN, from the coding sequence ATGAGAGACATTACTTTGAAACAAATTGCTGAAACCTTAGGAATATCTATTACTACGGTCTCTAAGGCATTGAAAAATTATCCTGATGTCAGTCCGAAAACGAGAAAGGCAGTTTTAGATTTGGCGCAGTCTCTCAGTTACACTCCTAACAGTTTTGCGGTTAATTTACGAACCAAAGAATCTCGTACCATTGGGTTAATTATCCCAGAGGTTGTCCATCATTTTTTCTCCAATGTTATCAACGGAATTATCGATGAAGCCGAAAAGAATGGTTATTTGGTCATTATACTCCAATCCAATGAATCTTTAGAGTTGGAAAAAAAGCAAGTGGAGCTTTTGATGAATAAAAGAGTGGACGGTATTATCATGTCCCTGTCAAATGAATCTAACGATGATGAGCACATCAAAGAAATACTTCGCAAAGAAGTTCCTTTTGTGATGTTTGACAAAATTTCCAAACTGATTCCATGTTCCAAAGTGATTATCAATGACCAGAAAGCTGCTTTTAATGCGGTTGACCATTTGATTCAAAAAGGCTGCCGAAAAATTGCTCATATTCGCGGACCGGTGAATCCTCAAAATGCGATTGATCGTTTTTTAGGGTACAAAAAAGCATTGGAAAAAAACAATATTCCATTCGATTCCAAATTGGTTTACACTTGTAAAAATGTGACTTTTGAAGAAGGTCTTGAGTTTGCCAAACAAATTGCGACCGACCATCCGGATGTGGATGGTATCTTTGTGATTACCGATTTGGTTGCTGTTGGGGTTTTGGCCCATTTCAATGAGGTTGGCATTAAAGTTCCTGAACAAGTAAAAGTCATAGGCTTTAGTAACTGGTTTATGTCGCAAGTGATTACACCTAAATTGAGCACTGTGGACCAACCCAGTTTTGAAATGGGTGTTCAATCCTTTAAATTATTGTTGGAGGAGATTAGCACTAAGAAAGAGTTACTGCCATTTCAACCCAGAACTATTGAATTGGAAACGGACATTATTGAAAGAGAATCTACTTCAAAAAATTAA